ATGTTTTACTATCAATCACAAGTTTCGTGTTGAGCGTAGCATTCATACcggaaattatgatcaagaattgctttataattataaaattcgCTCTACTTCCGAGATTCCTCATGAAACATTTTTCAAGTACAAAAGCTCATCATCTTCCCATGAATTAGTGAATTAAATAggattcttttttttgtttttggaattGTAAGCAGCAAGTCAATTTTGATAAATCTCATCAAATCGTTAAAGTCAATGTaaaatatttatacaaaaaacgAAGGAGATATAAACATGATGCAGGGTCGTTTGTCTACTTGGCTTGTCAAACACGGGCTAGTTTATAGATTTTTGGGCTTCGATTACCAAGGAATAGAGACTTTACAAATAAAGACCGAAGATTGGCATTCCATTGCTgttattttatatgtatatggTTACAATTATTTACGTTCTCAATGTGCTTATGATGTAGCACCAGGCGGGTTGTTAGCTAGTGTGTATCATCGTACGAGAATAGAATACGGTGTGGATCAACCAGAAGAAGTATGCGTAAAAGTATTTGCTTCAAGGAGGAATCCTAGAATTCCGTCCGTTTTCTGGGTTTGGAAAAGCGCGGATTTTCAAGAACGGGAATCTTATGATATGTTGGGGATCTCCTATGATAATCATTCACGCATGAAACGTATTTTAATGCCTGAAAGTTGGATAGGATGGCCCCTACGTAAGGATTATATTGTCCCCAATTTTTATGAAATACAAGATGCTTATTGAATGGTAAGGAATTTATTTTCACTTCTACGACATAAAgactttttatattatatatgttcTGCTTTAGATTAAATAAAGTAACTGAAGTCCCGTAGGTATTCTATATATGGAATATgaatagataaaaaaataaaagacaagtCAAGAATTCATTGAGATTTgaaaaagttttcttttggatAAGCTAAGAACCAATagaatgaactaaaaagttatgCATTATGAACTTTGTACCGCGTATCCATCAATTACTCACTTAGAGGGGTCAAAAAGTCCTATACCCATAAATTCTTATATTATTAGGAAATcaagaaatatataccaaaggaAATCTGattctatttggaatttatcTAAGATAATTCTTATTTATCTAAGATcattcttatttatcttcatcCTTTAACTCTTCGAGACTCTAATTTTATTTGAGTGTTTCAactttttttgaatatttggaaTATGTATGAAGTATTAATATGCATTTTTTCTGAGAGTAAACACCatatgaacaaataaaaaaaatcgaaaacataaaaaaattcgttattttgattttacttttaaaaacttTGGATCCATCTATTTTTTTAAGGATAGGTGGGGTATCTTGGGCGATAACTAGCTAAATAAATTATGTACGTGTCATGATCTCGACTAGTAATGAATATGTATATCAATTCGTATTCGTTAATTtgtagaatatattatatatactcataCAAAAGTTATGTGCCAAGAACTAGATTTGAACTGGTGACACGAGCATTTTCAATCCTCTGCTCTACCAACTGAGATATCCCGGCCATTCATTCACCCTTCTGGTGCATTATCTTCTCATTTTACTCGATACCTTGGGTCTATGTCAATTAAAAAAAGGACGAAAGTTATTACAAAGTCTTATCTAGGTATCGAAATCTCTTTGGTTTTCCAATTCGAAATTTGtctataatttgattattatgagTAATCATATGAATTTTGAATCAGTCAAatgattattccttgttcaAAGATATCAATTTATATGTCTATCATATATATCACAAGACTTGTTATAAGAGAAAAACACTTCTGTCCAGATccgtttgaaaagaaaaaaaaaagataactaGTTAGGGAGTCAAAAAGCTTTTGGGGATAGAGGGACTTGAACCCTCACGATTTTTATAGTCGTCGGATTTTCCTCGTACTATAAATTTCATTGTTGTCAGTATTGACATGTATAATGGGACTCTATCTTTATTCTCGTCCGAGTAATCGATTAACCGGTTCTTTCAAAGAAAGATCTATCAGACTATGGAGTAAATGATTTGatgaatatttgattcttttttcaacttgaaatagag
This genomic stretch from Amaranthus tricolor cultivar Red isolate AtriRed21 chromosome 9, ASM2621246v1, whole genome shotgun sequence harbors:
- the LOC130824010 gene encoding NAD(P)H-quinone oxidoreductase subunit J, chloroplastic-like translates to MQGRLSTWLVKHGLVYRFLGFDYQGIETLQIKTEDWHSIAVILYVYGYNYLRSQCAYDVAPGGLLASVYHRTRIEYGVDQPEEVCVKVFASRRNPRIPSVFWVWKSADFQERESYDMLGISYDNHSRMKRILMPESWIGWPLRKDYIVPNFYEIQDAY